Proteins encoded together in one Rhizobacter sp. J219 window:
- a CDS encoding DUF1161 domain-containing protein — translation MKNLMLCAALLGLAAPAFAAKPCEELKSEIAAKLDEKKVAGYKLEIVDTDKTGDRKVVGSCDGGKKKIVYEKGAAK, via the coding sequence ATGAAGAACCTGATGCTGTGTGCCGCCCTGCTCGGCCTTGCCGCTCCCGCCTTCGCCGCCAAGCCCTGTGAAGAGCTGAAGTCGGAGATCGCCGCCAAGCTCGACGAGAAGAAGGTCGCCGGCTACAAGCTCGAGATCGTCGACACCGACAAGACCGGTGACCGCAAGGTGGTCGGCAGCTGCGACGGCGGCAAGAAGAAGATCGTCTACGAGAAGGGCGCCGCGAAGTAA